Proteins from one Hemiscyllium ocellatum isolate sHemOce1 chromosome 6, sHemOce1.pat.X.cur, whole genome shotgun sequence genomic window:
- the LOC132816586 gene encoding rho-related GTP-binding protein RhoG-like: MVTIKVMLLGNELVGKTSLIVCLTSRAFPQDSVPTVFDAVTTQITVDQRMVTLNLWDTAPQEEHLLSIRQFYYPQTDIFIICFSIGDPGSYHDIWNDWYPEVKRHRPNVPVLLVGTKKDLRHDSSTILNLLKRELAPISYQQGARLARKIKAVKYVECSALLCDGVLEVFEEAARTVLHRSHRKQTRSCVLT; the protein is encoded by the coding sequence ATGGTGACCATTAAGGTGATGTTGCTAGGCAACGAGCTAGTGGGCAAGACCTCGCTGATCGTGTGTCTCACCAGCAGAGCCTTCCCTCAGGACAGTGTGCCAACCGTCTTTGACGCCGTCACCACCCAGATCACGGTGGACCAGCGGATGGTCACTCTGAACTTGTGGGACACAGCTCCCCAAGAGGAGCATCTGCTGTCCATTCGCCAGTTCTACTATCCACAGACTGACATCTTCATCATCTGTTTCTCCATCGGGGACCCGGGCTCCTACCACGATATCTGGAATGACTGGTACCCAGAGGTTAAACGCCATCGACCCAACGTGCCCGTGTTACTGGTTGGCACCAAGAAAGATCTCCGCCATGATTCCAGCACCATCCTGAACCTCCTCAAACGTGAACTGGCACCAATCAGTTACCAACAAGGGGCCAGGCTTGCCCGTAAGATCAAGGCGGTGAAGTACGTGGAGTGCTCGGCGTTGCTGTGTGATGGTGTCCTCGAGGTGTTTGAGGAGGCAGCACGGACAGTTCTCCATCGGAGCCATCGGAAGCAGACCAGGAGCTGTGTGCTGACCTGA